In Thauera aromatica K172, one DNA window encodes the following:
- a CDS encoding prepilin peptidase — MAELLHEPFVLVPLLSLVGLFVGSFLNVVIHRLPKMMERDWHAQAAELRGEPAPEAARFNLATPRSRCPHCGHRLSALENIPVLSFIFLRGRCRHCGAGISKRYPVVELCTAALSGVAAWHFGASTATLGALPFIWALVALSFIDLDTQLLPDSITLPLLWLGLAFNTGGVFTDLHSAVIGAMAGYLALWTVYWLFRLATGKEGMGYGDFKLLAAIGAWLGWQVLPLTILLSSLVGAIVGIALIAFARHGRNVPIPFGPYLGAAGLIALLWGETLTTRYLGLF, encoded by the coding sequence ATGGCTGAACTCCTGCACGAACCGTTCGTTCTCGTCCCGCTGCTGAGCCTGGTCGGGCTTTTCGTCGGCAGCTTCCTCAACGTCGTCATCCATCGCCTGCCGAAGATGATGGAGCGCGACTGGCACGCCCAGGCCGCCGAACTGCGCGGCGAGCCGGCGCCCGAAGCTGCGCGCTTCAACCTCGCCACGCCACGCTCGCGCTGCCCGCACTGCGGCCACCGCCTGTCCGCGCTGGAAAACATCCCGGTGCTCAGCTTCATCTTCCTGCGCGGCCGCTGCAGGCACTGCGGCGCCGGAATCAGCAAGCGCTACCCGGTCGTCGAACTCTGCACCGCCGCCCTCTCCGGCGTGGCCGCCTGGCATTTCGGTGCCAGCACCGCCACGCTCGGCGCGCTGCCGTTCATCTGGGCGCTGGTGGCGCTGAGCTTCATCGACCTTGACACCCAGCTGCTGCCCGACAGCATCACCCTGCCCCTGCTGTGGCTGGGCCTCGCGTTCAACACCGGAGGCGTATTCACCGACCTGCACAGCGCGGTCATCGGCGCCATGGCCGGTTATCTCGCCCTGTGGACGGTGTACTGGCTGTTCAGGCTCGCCACCGGCAAGGAGGGCATGGGTTACGGCGACTTCAAACTGCTGGCGGCGATCGGTGCCTGGCTCGGCTGGCAGGTGCTGCCGCTCACCATCCTGCTATCCTCGCTGGTGGGGGCGATCGTCGGCATCGCCCTGATCGCCTTCGCGCGCCACGGCCGCAACGTGCCGATTCCGTTCGGCCCTTATCTCGGCGCCGCCGGCCTGATCGCACTATTGTGGGGTGAGACCCTGACCACGCGTTACCTGGGTCTGTTCTAG
- a CDS encoding type II secretion system F family protein has protein sequence MATASRAVRGTGPKEDLYSWEGRDKTGKLIRGEMRASGDAMVQAMLRRQGIRVSKVRKQKLSRGRRIGDKEIALFTRQLATMMKSGVPLLQAFDIAMKGSGNPALSRLLNEIRNDVETGSSLSQAFAKHPRHFDKLFTNLVAAGEQAGILDSLLDRIATYKEKILAIKSKIKSALFYPAAVVVVAGLVISVMMLFVIPEFKNVFSSFGADLPAPTLMVIAMSDFFVAYWYLVFGALLAAVLAIAWSYKRSSAMQIAVDRIVLHLPLVGPIIRKATVARWTRTLSTMFAAGVPLVEALDSVGGASGNHVYLTATRQVQSDVSTGTSLTVAMQNAAVFPAMVVQMVSIGEESGQLDSMLGKVADFFEREVDDAVAGLSQLLEPLIMVFLGTIIGGLVVAMYLPIFKLGSVV, from the coding sequence ATGGCGACAGCAAGCCGGGCAGTGCGCGGCACGGGCCCGAAGGAAGACCTGTACAGCTGGGAAGGCAGGGACAAGACGGGCAAGCTGATCCGCGGCGAAATGCGCGCCAGCGGCGACGCCATGGTCCAGGCCATGCTGCGCCGCCAGGGCATCCGGGTGAGCAAGGTGCGCAAGCAGAAGCTGTCGCGCGGCCGACGCATCGGCGACAAGGAAATCGCCCTGTTCACCCGCCAGCTCGCCACCATGATGAAATCCGGTGTGCCCCTGCTCCAGGCCTTCGACATCGCCATGAAAGGGTCGGGCAATCCGGCACTGTCGCGCCTGCTCAACGAGATCCGCAACGACGTCGAGACCGGCTCCAGCCTGTCCCAGGCATTCGCCAAACACCCCCGGCACTTCGACAAGCTGTTCACCAACCTGGTCGCCGCCGGCGAGCAGGCGGGCATCCTCGACAGCCTGCTCGACCGCATCGCCACCTACAAGGAAAAGATCCTCGCGATCAAGAGCAAGATCAAGTCGGCCCTGTTCTACCCCGCGGCCGTGGTCGTGGTTGCCGGCCTGGTGATTTCGGTGATGATGCTGTTCGTGATTCCCGAGTTCAAGAACGTATTCTCCAGCTTCGGCGCCGACCTGCCGGCCCCCACGCTGATGGTGATCGCGATGTCCGACTTCTTCGTCGCCTACTGGTATTTGGTGTTCGGAGCGCTGCTCGCGGCCGTGCTCGCGATCGCCTGGAGCTACAAGCGCTCGAGCGCAATGCAGATCGCCGTCGATCGCATCGTGCTGCATCTGCCGCTGGTCGGCCCGATCATCCGCAAGGCCACCGTGGCCCGCTGGACACGCACCCTGTCGACGATGTTCGCCGCCGGCGTGCCCTTGGTCGAAGCCCTCGACTCGGTGGGCGGCGCCTCGGGCAATCACGTCTACCTGACCGCGACCCGGCAGGTCCAGAGCGACGTCAGCACCGGCACCAGCCTTACCGTCGCGATGCAGAACGCAGCGGTGTTCCCGGCCATGGTGGTGCAGATGGTGTCGATCGGCGAGGAATCCGGCCAGCTCGACTCCATGCTCGGCAAGGTCGCGGATTTTTTCGAGCGGGAAGTCGACGACGCCGTCGCCGGCCTGTCGCAGTTGCTCGAGCCGCTGATCATGGTCTTCCTCGGCACCATCATCGGCGGCCTGGTGGTCGCGATGTACCTGCCGATCTTCAAGCTCGGCTCGGTCGTGTGA
- the pilB gene encoding type IV-A pilus assembly ATPase PilB — MAASSKPSLSGLARALIQHGHLQETDALACSAHSGEGSNAFIREVAQRGLMSSAAMAAFAAETFGYPLLDITTFDTAALAREAVDRKLMQKHQVVPLARRQNRLTLAIADPSNIRALDEIRFQTGLQLDLVIAEADKLGRAVDALVESAADTLRELTGEAFDMDLLHQEGAQHPPDEDDTSEVDDAPVVRFIQKVLIDAINEGASDIHFEPYEKYYRIRVRTDGVLRDIAQPPLVLKDKIAARIKVVSRLDISEKRIPQDGRMKLALSKNRAIDFRVSTLPTLHGEKIVMRILDPGSAMLGIDALGYEPDQKEALLAAIDRPYGMILVTGPTGSGKTVSLYTCLNLLNQPGANISTAEDPAEINLPGINQVNINEKAGLTFSTALRAFLRQDPDIIMVGEIRDLETAEISVKAAQTGHLVMSTVHTNDAPSTLERLKNMGVAPFNIASSVILITAQRLARRLCSCKKPADIPEEALLEAGFSAAELDGSWQAYGPVGCERCQGSGYKGRVGIYQVMPVSEQIAHIIMTGGNSIDIAAQAAREGVRDLRQSGLLKVKQGITSLAEVLASTNE; from the coding sequence ATGGCGGCAAGCTCCAAACCGTCCCTGAGCGGCCTCGCCAGGGCGCTGATCCAGCACGGGCATCTGCAGGAAACCGATGCCCTCGCCTGCTCCGCACACAGCGGAGAAGGCAGCAACGCTTTCATCCGCGAAGTCGCCCAGCGCGGACTCATGAGCAGCGCGGCGATGGCCGCCTTCGCTGCCGAAACTTTCGGCTACCCCCTGCTCGACATCACCACCTTCGACACCGCCGCCCTCGCCCGCGAAGCCGTCGATCGCAAGCTGATGCAAAAGCATCAGGTCGTGCCCCTGGCGCGGCGTCAGAACCGCCTCACCCTCGCAATCGCCGACCCGTCGAACATCCGTGCACTCGACGAGATCCGTTTCCAGACCGGTCTCCAGCTCGACCTCGTGATTGCCGAAGCCGACAAGCTCGGGCGCGCCGTCGACGCGCTGGTCGAAAGCGCCGCCGATACGCTCCGGGAGCTCACCGGTGAAGCCTTCGACATGGACCTGCTGCACCAGGAAGGCGCGCAGCACCCGCCCGACGAAGACGACACTTCGGAAGTCGACGACGCGCCGGTGGTGCGTTTCATCCAGAAAGTGCTGATCGATGCCATCAACGAAGGCGCCTCCGACATCCACTTCGAGCCGTACGAGAAGTACTACCGCATCCGCGTGCGCACCGACGGCGTCCTGCGCGACATCGCCCAGCCTCCGCTGGTGCTCAAGGACAAGATCGCCGCCCGCATCAAGGTCGTCTCGCGCCTCGACATCTCGGAAAAGCGCATTCCCCAGGACGGGCGGATGAAGCTGGCGCTGTCGAAGAACAGGGCGATCGACTTCCGCGTATCCACGCTGCCGACCCTGCACGGCGAAAAGATCGTGATGCGGATCCTCGATCCCGGCTCGGCAATGCTCGGCATCGATGCCCTCGGCTACGAGCCCGACCAGAAGGAAGCCCTGCTCGCAGCGATCGACCGTCCTTACGGCATGATCCTCGTCACCGGCCCCACCGGCTCGGGCAAGACGGTGTCGCTCTACACCTGCCTGAACCTGCTCAACCAGCCCGGCGCCAATATTTCGACCGCGGAAGACCCGGCCGAAATCAACCTCCCCGGAATCAACCAGGTCAACATCAACGAAAAAGCCGGCCTCACCTTTTCCACGGCGCTGCGCGCCTTCCTCCGCCAGGACCCGGACATCATCATGGTGGGCGAGATCCGCGACCTCGAAACCGCCGAGATCTCGGTCAAGGCGGCACAGACCGGCCACCTCGTGATGTCCACGGTGCACACCAACGATGCCCCGAGCACGCTCGAGCGCCTCAAGAACATGGGCGTCGCCCCGTTCAACATCGCCTCTTCGGTGATCCTGATCACCGCCCAGCGCCTTGCCCGCCGCCTGTGCTCGTGCAAGAAGCCCGCGGACATCCCGGAAGAGGCGCTGCTCGAAGCCGGCTTCAGCGCCGCCGAGCTCGACGGCAGCTGGCAGGCCTATGGGCCGGTCGGCTGCGAACGCTGCCAGGGCAGCGGCTACAAGGGCCGGGTCGGGATCTACCAGGTCATGCCGGTGAGCGAGCAGATCGCCCACATCATCATGACCGGCGGCAACTCCATCGACATCGCCGCGCAGGCCGCGCGCGAGGGCGTGCGCGATCTGCGCCAGTCGGGCCTGCTGAAAGTGAAGCAAGGCATCACTTCGCTCGCCGAAGTGCTGGCCTCGACCAACGAATAA
- a CDS encoding HlyC/CorC family transporter: MPDISLTAQFIALVVLLVLSGAFSMSETVMMAANRYRLRSLAGQGNRGARLAIELLGKTDRLLGVVLLFNNLVNTAAATLVSVITLEIFGDERWVLGIATLLVTFAILVFSEITPKVIGATHADRLAPIFAFPLSALLRVFYFAIWFVNLFSRSLLWLLRLQPREDNHTALSVEELRAMVLESGQFIPHKHRSILVNLFDLESITVEDVMTPRGAIEAIDLSATEAELRRQIATSFHTRLAVHDGDSEQVIGVLHQRRLLNDTLEDGFSVERIRGLLAKPYYVPADTPLYSQIQFFQENQQRLAFVVDEYGEILGLITLEDIIEELIGKFTTSMPAAAGRLAWNEDGSVLVDGSANLRELNRRLDLALPTDGPKTLNGLILEHLQDIPETGVSMKIAEIPIEVVQTQDRRVRTARLFRPLGDGGGR; encoded by the coding sequence GTGCCGGACATCAGCCTGACGGCCCAATTCATCGCCCTGGTCGTGCTACTCGTACTTTCGGGCGCCTTTTCCATGTCCGAGACGGTCATGATGGCGGCGAACCGTTACCGCCTGCGTTCGCTCGCCGGCCAGGGCAATCGGGGTGCCCGCCTCGCAATCGAGCTGCTGGGCAAGACCGACCGCCTGCTGGGCGTGGTCCTGCTGTTCAACAATCTGGTCAACACCGCCGCCGCGACCCTGGTCAGCGTCATTACGCTGGAGATTTTCGGTGACGAGCGCTGGGTTCTGGGAATCGCCACCCTGCTCGTCACCTTTGCCATTCTGGTATTTTCCGAGATCACCCCGAAAGTGATCGGCGCCACCCACGCCGATCGCCTCGCCCCGATCTTTGCCTTTCCGCTCTCGGCCCTGCTGCGGGTGTTCTACTTCGCGATCTGGTTCGTCAATCTATTTTCGCGCAGCCTGCTGTGGCTGCTCCGGCTGCAGCCCCGGGAAGACAACCACACCGCGCTGTCGGTCGAAGAGCTGCGTGCGATGGTGCTCGAGTCCGGCCAGTTCATTCCGCACAAGCACCGCAGCATCCTGGTGAACCTGTTCGATCTGGAGAGCATCACGGTCGAGGACGTGATGACCCCGCGCGGCGCGATCGAGGCGATCGACCTCTCCGCCACCGAGGCCGAACTGCGCCGCCAGATCGCCACCAGCTTTCACACCCGCCTCGCCGTGCACGACGGCGACAGCGAACAGGTGATCGGCGTGCTGCACCAGCGCCGCCTGCTCAACGATACGCTCGAGGACGGATTCTCCGTCGAGCGCATCCGCGGCTTGCTGGCCAAGCCATACTACGTGCCTGCCGACACCCCGCTGTATTCGCAGATCCAGTTCTTCCAGGAAAACCAGCAGCGCCTCGCCTTCGTCGTAGACGAGTACGGCGAGATCCTCGGCCTGATCACCCTGGAAGACATCATCGAAGAGCTGATCGGCAAATTCACCACCAGCATGCCCGCCGCCGCCGGCCGCCTGGCCTGGAACGAGGATGGCAGCGTGCTGGTCGACGGCAGCGCCAACCTGCGCGAACTCAACCGCAGGCTCGACCTCGCCCTGCCGACCGATGGACCGAAGACGCTCAACGGACTGATCCTCGAGCATCTGCAGGACATCCCGGAAACCGGGGTGTCGATGAAGATCGCCGAAATTCCGATCGAAGTCGTGCAGACCCAGGACCGCCGGGTGCGCACCGCACGCCTGTTCCGCCCGCTCGGAGACGGCGGCGGACGATGA
- a CDS encoding cytochrome C assembly family protein: protein MQTILLHLVPASLYAGLGVLFWRSCLLGAAPEGARECLSGRQRLVLLVAVLAHGYVLHEAIFPGSEMRFGFGVAVSLMVWLAICFYWVETLYTRLDGLHAAAMPAGALASLVPLIFPGEHVLVNAASPAFRAHFVVAMLAYSLFTLAALHAMLMSIAGRQLHSARFSRLLAGLPPLLTMEALLFRLIAIAFVLLTLTLASGVLFSETLFGQPFRVDHKTVFAFVSWFLFGVLLLGRWRWGWRGRVALRWTLAGFTALVLAYLGSRFVIEVVLERAS from the coding sequence ATGCAGACCATTCTACTTCATCTGGTTCCCGCCTCGCTTTACGCCGGACTGGGCGTGCTGTTCTGGCGCAGCTGCCTGCTCGGCGCCGCACCGGAAGGGGCGCGGGAATGCCTGTCGGGGCGACAGCGCCTGGTGTTGCTCGTCGCCGTGCTCGCTCATGGCTATGTCCTGCACGAGGCAATCTTCCCCGGCAGCGAAATGCGTTTCGGCTTCGGTGTTGCGGTATCGCTGATGGTGTGGCTGGCAATCTGCTTCTACTGGGTGGAAACGCTCTATACCCGGCTCGACGGCCTGCACGCGGCCGCCATGCCTGCAGGTGCGCTGGCCAGCCTGGTGCCGCTGATCTTCCCTGGCGAGCATGTGCTCGTCAACGCAGCCTCTCCTGCCTTTCGCGCCCACTTCGTGGTCGCGATGCTGGCCTACAGCCTGTTCACGCTGGCGGCCCTGCACGCGATGCTGATGTCGATCGCCGGACGCCAGCTCCACAGTGCCCGCTTCAGCCGCCTGCTCGCCGGACTTCCGCCGCTGCTGACGATGGAAGCGCTGCTGTTCCGCCTGATCGCAATCGCCTTCGTGCTGCTCACCCTCACCCTGGCCAGCGGCGTGCTGTTCTCCGAGACGCTTTTCGGCCAGCCTTTCCGGGTCGACCACAAGACCGTCTTCGCCTTCGTTTCGTGGTTTCTCTTCGGCGTGCTGCTGCTCGGCCGCTGGCGCTGGGGATGGCGCGGACGGGTGGCGTTGCGGTGGACGCTGGCGGGCTTCACCGCCCTCGTGCTGGCCTATCTCGGCAGCCGTTTCGTCATCGAAGTCGTGCTCGAGCGCGCTTCCTGA
- the ffh gene encoding signal recognition particle protein — protein MLDNLTQRLSKVVKTLRGQARLTEENIQEAMREVRMALLEADVALPVVKDFVARVKEKAVGQEVVGSLTPGQALVGVVHDELKALMGGAHEGLDLSTQPPAVVLMAGLQGAGKTTTTGKLAKLLHEQQKKKVLVVSVDVYRPAAIEQLKTVAAQAGVGFFPSSVDQKPVDIALAALDYARKHHIDVLLVDTAGRLAVDAAMMAEIKDLHAAVKPIETLFVVDAMLGQDAVNTARAFNEALPLTGVVLTKLDGDARGGAALSVRHVTGKPLKFAGVGEKLSGLEPFHPDRMASRILGMGDILGLVEEARRGVDEEKARVFAQKLKSGKGFDLNDFKEQIAQMRKMGGLASMMDKLPAQFAQAAGKLQGGAEEKAISRIEGIINSMTPLERAKPEVLKASRKRRIAAGSGVTVQEVNRLLNQFEQTQKVMKQFSKGGMQKMMRAMKGMIPGGLPGMPR, from the coding sequence ATGCTCGACAATCTCACCCAGCGCCTGTCCAAAGTCGTCAAAACCCTCCGCGGCCAGGCGCGCCTGACCGAAGAAAACATCCAGGAGGCGATGCGCGAGGTGCGTATGGCGCTGCTCGAGGCCGACGTCGCATTGCCGGTGGTCAAGGACTTCGTTGCCCGGGTGAAGGAAAAGGCGGTCGGTCAGGAGGTGGTCGGGTCGCTGACGCCGGGCCAGGCCCTGGTCGGGGTGGTGCATGACGAGCTGAAGGCGTTGATGGGCGGCGCGCACGAAGGTCTCGACCTGTCCACCCAGCCTCCGGCGGTGGTGCTGATGGCAGGCCTGCAGGGCGCGGGCAAGACCACCACCACCGGCAAGCTCGCCAAACTGCTGCACGAGCAGCAGAAGAAAAAAGTCCTGGTGGTGTCGGTCGACGTCTATCGCCCGGCGGCGATCGAGCAGCTGAAGACGGTGGCGGCGCAGGCCGGCGTCGGCTTCTTCCCCTCGTCGGTGGACCAGAAGCCGGTCGATATCGCGCTCGCCGCACTCGACTACGCGCGTAAGCACCACATCGACGTGCTGCTCGTGGACACCGCCGGCCGCCTCGCGGTGGATGCGGCGATGATGGCCGAGATCAAGGATCTGCACGCCGCGGTCAAGCCGATCGAAACCCTGTTCGTGGTCGATGCGATGCTCGGCCAGGATGCGGTCAACACCGCGCGCGCCTTCAACGAGGCGCTGCCGCTCACCGGTGTGGTGCTGACCAAGCTCGACGGCGATGCGCGTGGCGGTGCGGCGCTGTCGGTGCGCCACGTCACCGGCAAGCCGCTCAAGTTCGCCGGCGTCGGTGAGAAGCTTTCCGGGCTCGAGCCCTTCCACCCCGACCGGATGGCCAGCCGCATCCTCGGGATGGGCGACATCCTCGGCCTGGTCGAGGAGGCGCGCCGCGGAGTCGACGAGGAGAAAGCCCGCGTCTTTGCACAGAAGTTGAAGAGCGGCAAGGGCTTCGATCTCAACGACTTCAAAGAGCAGATCGCCCAGATGCGCAAGATGGGCGGGCTGGCGTCGATGATGGACAAGCTGCCGGCGCAGTTCGCCCAGGCCGCCGGCAAGCTCCAGGGGGGCGCCGAGGAAAAGGCCATCTCCCGCATCGAGGGCATCATCAACTCGATGACGCCGCTCGAGCGCGCCAAGCCGGAGGTGCTCAAGGCCAGCCGCAAGCGCCGCATCGCCGCCGGTTCCGGGGTCACGGTGCAGGAGGTCAATCGCCTGCTCAACCAGTTCGAGCAGACGCAGAAGGTCATGAAGCAGTTCTCCAAGGGCGGCATGCAGAAAATGATGCGCGCGATGAAGGGCATGATCCCGGGCGGCCTGCCGGGTATGCCCCGGTGA
- a CDS encoding EI24 domain-containing protein: MKEILVAFGRAGRSLLRRDIFWHLLWPGVVAMLVWTVVAVLAWTPVTEGLFAWVNGWSFVGGWLSASDAAAVTMLVLIKIAVALLVVPLVYVTAALLVATVALPLMLERIGRTDYAELEQRRGGSNFGSAWNSVVAGLLFLLALLVSLPLWLIPGVGLLASVVLTGWLNQRAFGYDALMLHADKDELQRLRGDRRPQMLLLGGGSALLAYVPFVNLVAPAYAGLAFVHYLLEALRRHRLQHGISVLDAAPAPLPRKIS, from the coding sequence GTGAAGGAGATTCTCGTTGCCTTCGGTCGCGCCGGCCGCAGTTTGCTGCGGCGCGACATCTTCTGGCACCTGCTGTGGCCGGGTGTGGTTGCGATGCTGGTGTGGACGGTGGTTGCGGTGCTGGCGTGGACGCCGGTCACCGAGGGCCTGTTCGCCTGGGTGAACGGCTGGTCCTTCGTTGGCGGCTGGCTGTCGGCTTCGGATGCGGCGGCGGTGACGATGCTGGTGCTGATCAAGATCGCCGTCGCCTTGCTGGTGGTGCCCCTGGTCTATGTGACCGCGGCCTTGCTGGTGGCCACCGTTGCCTTGCCGCTGATGCTGGAGCGGATCGGGCGCACCGACTACGCCGAACTCGAACAGCGCCGCGGCGGCTCCAACTTCGGCAGCGCGTGGAATTCGGTCGTCGCCGGCCTGCTGTTCCTGCTCGCGCTGCTGGTGTCGCTGCCGCTGTGGCTGATCCCCGGCGTCGGTCTGCTCGCCTCGGTGGTACTCACCGGCTGGCTCAACCAGCGCGCGTTCGGCTACGACGCGCTGATGCTGCACGCCGACAAGGATGAACTCCAGCGCCTGCGCGGCGACCGCAGGCCGCAGATGCTGCTGCTCGGCGGCGGCTCCGCGCTGCTGGCCTACGTTCCCTTCGTCAACCTGGTGGCGCCGGCCTATGCCGGTCTCGCTTTCGTGCATTACCTGCTCGAGGCCCTGCGCCGCCACCGCCTGCAGCACGGCATCAGCGTGCTCGATGCCGCTCCCGCCCCCCTCCCGCGGAAGATTTCATGA
- a CDS encoding competence/damage-inducible protein A: MNFGALIIGDEILSGRRSDKHLSRLIELLAARGLKLAWARYAGDDPVRLCETLRQTFASGDVVFSFGGIGATPDDCTRAAAAAALGLELALHPAAEAEIRARFGDETTPERLQMGVYPVGSDIIPNGYNRIPGFSIRQHYFVPGFPVMAWPMVEWVLDTKYAQLHHAEDYVEQALTVWDVYEGQLIGLMREVSDDFPEATLFSLPTLAEEGRRRSLELGMKGPAAAVAAAMARIRETLSARGLEWQDKR; encoded by the coding sequence ATGAACTTCGGTGCCCTGATCATCGGCGACGAGATCCTTTCCGGCCGCCGCAGCGACAAGCATCTGTCCCGCCTCATCGAGCTGCTCGCTGCGCGCGGGCTGAAGCTGGCGTGGGCGCGCTACGCCGGTGACGACCCCGTCCGCCTGTGCGAGACTTTGCGCCAGACGTTCGCCAGCGGCGACGTGGTGTTCAGCTTCGGCGGCATCGGCGCGACGCCGGACGATTGCACGCGTGCCGCGGCGGCGGCCGCGCTCGGCCTGGAACTGGCCCTCCATCCCGCGGCCGAAGCCGAGATCCGTGCCCGCTTCGGTGACGAGACTACGCCCGAGCGCCTGCAGATGGGCGTGTATCCGGTGGGCAGCGACATCATCCCCAACGGCTACAACCGCATCCCCGGCTTTTCCATCCGGCAGCACTATTTCGTGCCCGGCTTTCCGGTCATGGCCTGGCCGATGGTGGAGTGGGTGCTGGACACGAAATATGCCCAGCTCCACCACGCCGAAGACTATGTCGAACAGGCACTGACGGTGTGGGACGTCTACGAAGGCCAGCTCATCGGCCTGATGCGCGAGGTCAGCGACGACTTTCCCGAGGCCACCCTCTTCAGCCTGCCCACATTGGCCGAAGAAGGACGGCGGCGCTCACTGGAACTGGGCATGAAAGGGCCGGCGGCCGCTGTCGCCGCGGCGATGGCGCGGATCCGGGAGACACTTTCGGCGCGCGGGCTGGAGTGGCAGGACAAGCGTTGA
- a CDS encoding M48 family metallopeptidase codes for MVIDGTAVDLVLRRSARRSFALQIDHRGARVAVPLRTSLQEIERFVHSHGRWLLDRLKASAEAARAPVLEVADGVQLPLFGCPLRLRLREGGRTQWRAALDGGEELVLPLGGDPSRALLRALQARALPWYRGRVAEYCHRLGLKQPPVRLSNAVTRWGSCSSRSGIRLHWRLIHLQPGLIDYVVAHEVAHLIEMNHSPRFWAVVEDVYPNWRAARSALRAVAPTLPVIGARSAPGRGAAAG; via the coding sequence ATGGTGATCGACGGCACGGCGGTGGACCTGGTGCTGCGTCGTTCGGCGCGCCGTTCCTTCGCCCTGCAGATCGACCATCGCGGCGCGCGCGTGGCGGTGCCGCTGCGCACTTCGCTGCAGGAGATCGAGCGTTTCGTCCACAGCCACGGGCGCTGGCTGCTCGATCGGCTGAAGGCGAGCGCGGAGGCGGCACGGGCACCGGTGCTGGAAGTCGCGGACGGGGTGCAGCTGCCGCTGTTCGGGTGTCCGCTCAGGCTGCGCCTGCGCGAAGGCGGCAGAACGCAGTGGCGGGCGGCGCTCGACGGTGGGGAAGAACTCGTGCTCCCGCTTGGGGGCGATCCATCGCGTGCGCTGCTGCGCGCGCTCCAGGCCCGGGCGCTGCCCTGGTATCGCGGGCGGGTGGCGGAGTATTGCCATCGCCTCGGCCTGAAGCAGCCACCGGTGCGATTGTCGAACGCGGTGACGCGCTGGGGCAGTTGCAGCAGCCGCTCGGGGATACGCCTGCACTGGCGACTCATTCACCTGCAGCCGGGGCTGATCGATTACGTGGTGGCCCACGAAGTGGCGCATCTGATCGAGATGAATCATTCCCCGCGCTTCTGGGCCGTGGTGGAAGACGTCTATCCGAACTGGCGCGCAGCGCGTTCGGCGCTGCGCGCGGTCGCGCCGACCCTGCCGGTGATCGGGGCGCGCAGCGCACCGGGCCGCGGCGCGGCGGCAGGCTGA
- the gloA gene encoding lactoylglutathione lyase, whose translation MRILHTMLRVGDLERSLAFYTEVLGMRLLRRQDYPDGRFTLAFVGYQDEQDAAVLELTYNWGVDAYEAGNAYGHIALEVPDAKKACDEIRARGGKVVREAGPMKHGSTVIAFVEDPDGYKVELIERRD comes from the coding sequence ATGCGGATTCTGCACACGATGCTGCGCGTCGGCGATCTGGAGCGTTCCCTCGCGTTCTATACCGAAGTCCTGGGAATGCGTCTGCTGCGTCGCCAGGACTACCCGGACGGCAGGTTCACGCTGGCCTTCGTCGGTTACCAGGACGAACAGGACGCAGCGGTGCTCGAATTGACGTACAACTGGGGCGTGGATGCCTATGAGGCGGGTAACGCCTACGGCCATATCGCGCTCGAAGTGCCCGATGCGAAGAAGGCCTGCGACGAGATCCGCGCCCGCGGCGGCAAGGTGGTGCGTGAAGCCGGGCCGATGAAGCACGGTTCGACCGTGATCGCGTTCGTCGAAGACCCCGACGGCTACAAGGTGGAGTTGATCGAGCGCCGGGACTGA